The Verrucomicrobiia bacterium region AATTTGTCCAAGCTCGAGCTCGCGCAGCGCATCAAGAAGTTCATCCCTTCGTTTACGATCATGGAAGCGCCTGTCGGCGAAGACCCGGACAAGCGTGATTACATCGTGTCCAACGCGAAGATCGAAAAGACCGGCTTCAAGCCGCAGCATTCGCTGGACGACGGCATCCGTGAATTGATCAAGGGCTACACCATGATCAAGAACACGATTTACACCAACATTTAACCGTTAGCATGGACGGGGACAGGCCTTGTGCGAATACTGAGGCGTCAAGCTTCAGAGAGCCTGCCGAAATCATTGGGATTTCGGCGCAGACCTGTCCCCAAGGCTTTGAATGCACACGGCCTATGGCATGCCGCAAACGCTTGCGGCGGGCGGTACAAAATTCATGAATCCCGACATCGATTTCACCAAACCCGATGATCTCGAAGGCGCATTCAAGGCGCTCGGCAGGAATGTGGCGGTCTCGCGCGGACATTGGGAAAGAGACAATGACTGCGAGGCGCGCGACCTGGCCTGGAACCACATCGATCAGATGCACCGGCAGCACATCCACGGCACTTACACGGACGCGCTCCGCTTTTTCCGCTCCCGCTCGAACGCCGTTTCGCTGACCCGCATGCGCATGCCGCTGCTCGGGATTCCTCTCTGGGTCGTGGTCAACGACATCCAGCTCGGCGAAGGCCTGTATTATCAAACGTTCACGCTTTTCAATCTCCTTCACGTGCACATGATCAACAAAATCAGCCCGCGGGCAAACAAGTCCCGCGAAGAGCTCGACTGGTTCGTGGTTTCGCATAAGCTTCTCAAGTTCCTGCACGCGCCGCTGACAAAAAGATTCAGCGGGATCATGCAGCTCCAAAGCGGGGAAGACGTTCCCATCCGCGTGCGCCGCGCGGCGCTGCGCGAAAAAGGGTATTCATTCGACACGGACAAGCCTGACATGATGAATTCCAACAAAGTGACCAGCGGCGTGATTCCTCCGAGGCTTTCCGGCGCGCAGAGGATTTCCCTGGATGGGCTCGAGGTTTCGGCGAGGCCGCACCGCGTGGCCGCGGGCCCGGTCGAATTTCTGGTGCTGCGCCAGGGCCCGCGTGACATGACGGTCTGGACCGAGGTGTGCCCGCATCAAGGAGGCCCTTTGTCGGAAGGGAGGATTTGCCAGGACCAGATCGAATGCCCGTGGCACGGCCTCAAGTTCGCCGGCGCGCGGCTTACGGAAGACAAACCTTACGGAAAGTTCGGGCGCTATGAATTGCGCCTCGAAAACAACACCCTGAGCATCGAGGAAAAGGAAGCCGCTGCGGCGCCGCGCCATGCCCTATGATTTCGTAATCGCCGGAGCCGGCATCGTCGGCCTGGCCACCACTTTCGAATTGCGCAAACGCCATCCGGGCGCGCGCCTGCTCGTCCTCGAAAAAGAACCGGAGCCGGGCCTGCACGCGAGCGGGCGCAACAGCGGCGTGCTTCACTCCGGCATTTATTATTCGCCGTCCACGCTGAAAGCGAAGATCTGCCGCGAAGGGCAGAGGCGCATGATCGCTTTCGCGCGGGAACACGGCATCGCGATCCGTCAGGACGGGAAAGTGATCATCGCCTCGCGCGAACAGGACATTCCCGTGCTGCACCGGCTCATGGGGAACGCGAAGGCCGGCGGGATCAAGGCCGAATTGCTCAGCGCGGACGACATCATGAAGATCGAGCCGCATTGCAGGCCTTTTCAATACGGCATCCATTGCCCGGAAGTCGCGGTGATCGACAGCCGCGCCGTCGTCCATAAGCTCGCGGAGCTGCTTACGGCGCAGGGCGTGGAAATCCGGTATTCGGAAAAAATCACCGGCGTCGACGAGGCCCGCAAAACCCTGCGCACGTCGAAGGGGAAGCACGATTTCTCTTATTTCGTCAATTGCGGCGGCGCCCACGCGGACAGAATCGCCAGGTTTTTCGGGCTGGGGCAGGACTTCGTCCTCGTGCCTTTCAAGGGAATTTATTATCACCTGCGGAGCGACCGGGATTTCCTCGTGAGGTCGAACATTTATCCCGTGCCTGATCCCGAGATGCCGTTCCTGGGCGTGCATTTTACGCGCGTGATTCAGGGAGGCGTTTATGCCGGGCCCACGGCGATTCCTGCGTTCAGCCGCGAAAACTACGGGCTGTTCCAGGGAATCCAGCCGGAAGAAATGGCGGCGATCATGGGCCAGCTTACGAAGATGATGTTCGGGCCGGACCCGATTTTCCGGAAGCTGGTGAGGCAGGAACTTTCCAATTACATCAAGTCTTACTTCGTCGCGCGCGCGCAGAAACTCATTCCTGAAGTCCGCTCCGAAGACCTGGAGCTTTCCGCCAAGGTCGGCATACGCCCGCAGCTGGTCAACCGCAAGACCCAGAAGCTGGAAATGGATTACGTGCTGGAAAAGACCGCGTGCTCCCTGCATGTCCTCAACGCGATTTCTCCGGCGTTTACCAGCGCCTTTGCGTTCGCGGAAGAGATTGTTTCCCGCATTAGTAAATAGGAGCTATGGGCATGGACGGGGACAGGTCTTTAGACCTGTCTCCATGGGCGTGAATGCATGAGGCCTGTTGCGAGCGCGCGGGCCTTTGCAGGCAAGCGAGCGCTTAATATCGCGGATCAACACGACTGGCGGATGACGAGCTCGGGAAGGAATTCTTTCTGCAAGGGTCCGACGGCGCTGCCTTCCAAAAGGGAAATCATCATCGCCACCATCTCGCGCCCCATTTTTTCCAGCGGCTGGCGGATTGTCGTGAGCGCGGGTTCCAGGTACTTGCCTCGTTCCAGGCCGTCATAACCGATGATCGCGACCTGCTCGGGGCACTGGATCCAGGATTCTTTCAGCGCGCGGATGGCGCCGATGGCGATGTCGTCGTTGAAGCAGACGATGGCGCGGGGCAGCGGCTTGACGTTCTGGATCATGTCCATCATTTTCAGATAGCCGTCTTCCTCGAAAAAATAATCGCACTTGCGGTAGAAAGACGGCTCGAACTCGAGCCCGTTCTGCGTGAGCAGCTCGCGGTAGATCTCGTAGCGCTCGCGCGCATCGAGTGATGCTTCGTCCGGGCCCTGCAGCATGCCGATCTTGCGGTAGCCTTTGCTGATCAGGTGACGGACGGCGAGCGTCGTTCCCATTTTGTTGTTGCAGTAGACGATGTTGGCCTTGAGCCCGGGCGTGAAGTCGTTGATCAGCACGACGGGAAGCGGCGAGCCTTCCACGGCCTCTTCGATGTAGCGGGGATGGATGCGCCAGGTGAGAAGAAGCAGCCCGTCCAGGTCGTGCTCCTTGAGAATTTTCTCGCTGGGATCGGCGTAGGCCTCGTCTTTGACCATGATCATTTTGAGGTCGTAATTCGTGTTGCGGAGGGCGTCGATGATGCCGGCATTGATGCGCGTGAAGTATTCGCTGCGAAAGATTTCCGGCGTGAAAGCGGTCAAGAGACCGACGGATTTTCTTTTTTTTCTGATCGTGGCAGGCATGAAGATATTTTCCGGTTGCAGACGCGCGGCGTCGGAGGTCATCACGTTCTCCTAGGGGACAAGGGACGACACTCTAGCACCGGGTATGCTGAAATGCCAGCGGAATTTAGGCGCTCAAAGAGATTCCTCCAAAAGCCGATGGATAAGGGGGAATAAATCCGGCCGCGGCGCGTCTGTTATAGTTAAGGAAAGAAAGGCACTTATGAAAAAGCTGAATTCAGGCTTCCTGGCAGGGATGATGCTCGCCGCGCTTTGCGCCGCTCCGGCCGGGCCTTCTTTTGCCGCCGGGGAAGACACGGCGATCGTCATCCGCGTCATCGACGCCAATACCATTGTCCTCAAAGGGGGCCAGGAAGTCCGTCTGATCGGTGTGCGCTCGCCTTCCGCCCTGGATGCGGATCGCAACAACGCCCTTGCCAAACAGGCCGGCCTCAAGACCGAGTCCCTTGCCGACGTGGGCCGCCAGGCTAAGGAGTTCGTGGAATATCTCGTGCAAGGACAGACCGTGAGGCTGGAGCTGGATCCCGGCCTTGCCTCGATCAATCACCGCGACCGCGAGGGACGCATTCTGGCCTATGTGTGGTTTACAACGCCGATCTTCGCGCAGGCTCCCGACTGGCTGGTCATGGATCCTTCTCCGAAAACGCCGCAGGACGCCTTTCTCAATGCCGCGGTCATGCGTGCCGGTTACGCCGCGCTGGAAACCGATTGGCCCTTTGCGTTCGGAGGAAAATTCCTGGCCCTTCAGGAAGAAGCCAAAAAAAGTAACCGGGGCATGTGGCAGCAGCGCATTTCCATCCCTCCGGCCCCGCCCGCTCCCAAGCCCGGCAAGCACTAATCCTAACCTCTTATCGCCAATTAGTTTACAAAAAATAATTTTCAACCCTCCGTTTGAAAAAGCCTTTTGCCTGCGGGTATACTTATCACAAGTCAAAGTGTGTCCTTAGTTAACCATTAACCCAGGCGATTTAGGGCGAGATGATCGTCAGTATTCTGGATCCTACCCATTACGCATTTAATCCTCACGCGATTCCGTTCCTGATCGTGGGCGTCCTGATCTCGGTTCTCGGAATTTTCGTTCTTGCCAGCGACCGGCCGTCCGCCAGCAGCCTTTCGTTCTGCCTGCTTTGCCTCCTGCTGGGCTGGTGGCTGCTCTCTTTTACCATGCTTTTTTTCTCCGTGCCGATCGCGACCGCGGTTTGGTGGGTCAAGTCCGCCAATGCCGCCGTCGTTTTTATTCCGTCGATGGTTTTTCTTTTTACTCTGGCCACGCTGGGGAAACTCTCCAAGCACCGGACCTTTGTCTTCGCCGGTTTCTCAATTTCCTGCTTCTTTCTTGCCACGGTCTTCATTCCCGGAGGACTCATTGCCGGAGCGGAAAAGCATTTCTGGGGAAACTACACGCGCTACGGGAAAATGATTTATCCTTTCCTGGTTTTTTTCGGCGCCATGCTGCTGTCCAGCCTTATTCTATTTGCCAGGGAGTACCGCGTCAGTTCGGGGGTGAAGAAAAAGCGGCTGCGCATTCTTCTATGGAGCTTCGGCATCGGCTATATCGCGTCCGTTGATTTCCTGCCGGCGCTCGGCATCGACATCTTTCCCTTTGGATACATCTGCGTTTTCATTTACATCGTGATGATGGCACAGGGCATCTGGCGGTACCGCTCTGTCGACATCAATTCTTCTTTTGCCGCGGACCAGATCATCAGGACCGTGGCGGATGCGCTGCTGGTCATCGACGGCAGCGGCATCGTGCGCGTTTCCAACGAGGCTGCCAACCGGCTTTTCGCGGCCGGGGAGTCGCTTGTCGGGGCGCCCATGAGGACGCGCGGCATCGCGTTTTTCAAAAAAGAGAATCTGGCGCGGCTTTTGTGTTCGGGAAAAGTGCAGCGTTCGGAAGTCGCGTTTCACGACCGGGACCAGGGGCATATCATTCTCGAGATTTCCACGTCCGTGATTTCGGAGAATTCGGGGGAAGGCATGGCGCTGGTCTGCATCGCCAAAGACATCACCGAACGCAAGAACGCCGAAGAAGCGCTGCGCAGAAGCGAAGAGCATTACCGGCTGCTGGCGCAGAACATCTCGGACGTCATCTGGATCATGGACATGAATTTTAAATACACTTTCATGAGCTCTTCCGTGTCGCGGTTCCGCGGCTTTACCGCGGAAGAGGCCATGGCGCAGAAAGTGGAAGAAACGCTGACGCCGGAATCCGCGCAGATTTTCATGAAGGCCGTGGCCGAAGAGGTGACGCGGCCGGAGGCCAAAGACAAGAACGGGCCGGCCTCCTGCACGCTGGAGCTGGAGTTCACGTGCCGGAGCGGTTCTTCGGTCTGGAGCGAGACCAAGATCACTTTCGTACGCAATGCCGAGGGACGGCTCACGGAAATCCTCGGTGTCGCCCGCGACATCTCCGAACGCAGGCAGGCGCTCAAGGCGCTCGAGGAAAGCGAAGACTGCTACAACGACCTGATCCGCCAGGCCCAAGATGCCATCCTGACGGTCGACCGGTACGGGTACATTCAGGCTGTGAATCCTTCGGCGGAAAGGGTGCTGGGCTACCAGGCCGCCGAGCTTACCGGGCATCATTTTGCGAAGATGGGAATCCTTTCGCCCAACTCCGTCGCGAAGACGCTGCAGGAATTCACGCTGACCATTCTGGGCTGGCAGCGACAGCCGTTCGACCTGCAGGTCCTCCGGAAAGACCAGCTCGCGGTCGCCATGCGCGCGCACGCGAAAATCATCCGCCGCGACAAGGACCACGTCAAAGTCCAAGTCGTCCTCCGGCAGATTACGGAAGAAAACAAAGGCCATCCCTCGGCCCTTTCCGCCTGAATTCCATGGAAAAATAATTTCTGCCGCGTAAGATAGGGCCCGATGTCTAAGCCGTCTAAAAAAATACTGACCTTCCTGCTCGCCGGCGGCATTCTGGCCGCGGGAGTTGCCTTTCAATCCCGGTATCAAGAACCCGCGCCGCTGCGGCCCGCGGTCCCCGTGCTGGCGCCGGCCGCCAGAACCGAAGGCCTTGGCGCTTCACTCCTCGCGCTTGACCGGAAGGCCTTCTCGGTCTTGCATTATGGAAAGCCTTCGCCGCTCGATTATGTGTTCGGCTGGACGACCTTTCTCGGCACCAAGGCCTGCCTCTTGGTTCTCATTTTTCTTTTCATGGCGATTTGGGACCCCTCCTGCCTTTGGCGGCGATTTGGTTTCGTGGCGGCGGCCGTGCTGATCCAGGAGGGGCTTGTTAATTTGACCAAGATGATTTCGTCGCGGCCGCGGCCGTTCATGGATTTCCAGCAGGGGGCTTTGCCCGGCATGGAGACGGTCCGCGTGCTTTTCCATCCGCCTACTTCGCAATCGTTTCCTTCGGGGCATGCGGCAGGCGTTTTTTGCGCGGCGTACCTTTTAAACCGCCTCTATGGCGGGAAGCTGCCTTTTCTTTACGTGCTGGCGGCAGTCATTGCCTTTTCCCGGATCCACATCGGCGTCCACTATCCCGCGGACGTCCTGGCCGGTACGGCTTTGGGGTTCTTGTGCGGGCATCTCTCGTGGAAGCTTTGGGAGCGCGCGAGGACTGCAAAGGGCCTCAAGCCGCAGGTGGAATAGTTTTTCAGGTTTTCCGGCCCCGGCCGATAAAAGAAGCAACCCAAAAGCGGTTTCCGCGAAAGGATTGATGATGCAAACCTTCAAACAGATGCGGGCTTACCTCGAAGCACGGTTCGGAAATGCGAGGGGGAACATCATTTGGTATCTCGTCGCGGGCCTCGCGGGCGTCGGCATTTTTTATTTGATCTATTTTCTCTTCTGGACTGAAATCAAACGCTGGTTCGTCCAGGGGCATTAAGACTCCCGATCTCCCGCGCCGCTTTCCGCATCATCCTGGCGAGAAGTTCTTTGGGCAGCCCCACGACGTTGCTGTAAGAACCCCGGTAAGATTCCACAATCTTCGGCCTGACCTGGATCCCGTAGGCGCCCGCTTTATCCAGCGAACCGGCCTTGACCGCGTAGTCCCGCATTTGCGCCGGCTTCCATTTTTTTAACCGGACCCGCGTCCTCTCAAAAGCCGTCCACGTTTTGCCGCTGGACGGATGCCGCAGCGCGATCCCGGAAAACACGTCATGCGTTTTTCCGGCCATCGCGTTCAGCATGCGTTCGGCTTCCCGCAAGCTGGAGGGTTTCCCGAGCACGCGGCCGTTGAAGAAAACGATGGTGTCCGCGCCCAGGACCAGCAGCGTTTTTTTTCGCGCTCCGGCCGGCGCTTTCGAAGGGAGGACCGCCCGCAGCGCCTTACCCCGGGCGTTGCGCACAACAAGTGCTTCCGGCCGCTCGCTTTTCCGGTGGGTTTCCCGATGTTTGGAAACGACCGCGCCGAATGGAATTTTTAAAGCTCTTAAATAGGATAATCTGCGCGGGGATTTCGAAGCCAGATAAACAAAAAAGAGTTTTGTAGAAAGGGCCATGATGAGGGCCTATTTATAGTCGATCCGGAGCGCCGATTCAAGAAAAACTCCAGTTCCAGGTCGCTCAATCCGCGGAGAAGAGCGCCGATAAAGGTTAAGCATGCTAAACTTTAAATCAGGAGACTCGAATGCGAAATAGCCGCGGATTTACGCTGGTCGAAATCATGATTGTAGTCGCCATCATCGGATTGCTGGCGGCGATCGCCATTCCCAATCTGCTGCGAGCGCGCCTGAATGCCAACGAAGCGGCAATTAAGCAAGACCTCCGCAGCTTCAGTTCGGCCTGCGAGATCTTCCGGGCCAATCAGAATCCCGTGAGATTTGCCAACAATGTTGCGGAGCTTTCCGCGGCAATCCCGGCATACGTCGACAATACGTGGCTTCTTAATCCGCGCCATCAGTATAATTTCGCTTACGCCGTCGGCGCGGCGAATGCGACGTATTCCATGCTCGCGGCTCCCATACCGAACGGCGGAATCAACACCTACTGTATTGATCAGAATGGCGTTTTGACCGGCTCGGTCAACGGCGCCGGCGCTCCGGCAGGCGCGGGTGCGGGCTGCAACGGCGGCACGCCTCTCAGCTGAACACGTTTTCCTTTTTTCGTGCTATAATCCCTGCGTTATGATCACACCCGAAGAGATCGAACAAATCATCGAGCGCGCCCTGCAAGGGGCGGTTGTCGGCGCCGTGGATATGACCGGCACTGCCGATCATTTTGAAGTCCGCGTTTCCTGCGAGTCCTTCCGCGGCAAGTCGCTGGTGGAACAGCACCAGATGATCAACCGCGCCCTGAAGGCCCCCCTCGAAGACGGCCGCATTCATGCTTTGAAGATCAAAACATCTGTCCCGCAACAATGACCTATTTCCGGAGGCCGCATGTCCGAAGACGTTTTTGAACGCATCAAGTCCGAAATCGCGAAGAACAAGGTGGTCCTTTTCATGAAAGGCCGGCCGGAGGCGCCTCAGTGCGGCTTTTCCGCGGCCACGGTCCAGATTCTCAAAAGTTTTCCCTACCCTTTCGCTTCCGTCGATATCCTGGCCAATCCCGACATTCGCCAGGCGCTTCCCCAATATTCCAACTGGCCGACCTTCCCGCAGCTTTTCATCAACGGCCAGCTCGTGGGAGGCTGCGACATCGTGCACGAACTGCGCGATTCCGGCGAACTGGAAAAGCTCCTGACCGAGGCCTTCAAGGGCGCCTGAGGCTTCTTTAAAAAGGCCTCAATGCCCGGCGATTCTTTCCGATACTGAAGGGTACGCAAAAGGGGAGTTTTGTCATGGACGTTAACGCCTATTTGAATTCCTGCCTCGGAAAAGTCCTCGAAATGAAAGGGCAGGACCTGTTCCTGAAAGTGGGATCGGTTCCCCGGACCCGCCTCGGCGGCGTGGTCAAGCCCATGCCCTTCGACAAGCTGAAAGACGAGGAGATCAGGGCCATCGTCGAGCACCTGCTGACCCCGAAGAAAAAAGAACTTCTCGCCAATAATCTCAGCGTCGACTTTGCTTTCACGCTCACGGGCCGCGAGCAGCGTTTTCGCTGCAACGTTTTCTGCCAGCAGGGCACTTATTCGCTCGTCATCCGCACGCTCTGGAAGAGCATTCCCAGCTTCGAGGAACTCAGGATTCCGCCCGTCCTCAAAAAAATGCCGCTCGAGCGCTCGGGCCTTATTTTCATCGGCGGCACCGTGGCCTCGGGCAAGAGCACGACATTGACCGCCATGGTCGACATGATGAACCAGAGCGTCGAGCGTCACATCATTACCGTGGAAGATCCCGTCGAATACCTGCATGAAGACAAGAAATGCATCATCAACCAGCGCGAAGTCGGGGAAGACGCCCATGATTTTACGAGCGCGCTGAAATACGTCGTGCGCCAGTCTCCCGATTGCGTGGTCATCGGTGAAATGCGCGACGCGGAAACCTTTGAATTCGCGCTGGCTTCCGCCGAGGTCGGCCGCCTGGTGCTTGCGACCGTCCACGCCAAATCGGTTGTGCAGATCTTTGACCGCGTCATGGGATTTTTTCCGCCGGAAAAGCGGGACCAGATTCTGGGCCATTTGTCGTTCAACATCACCTGCTTTGTCTGCCAGAAGCTCATCATGGGCAAGGACGGCAAGCTCGTGCCGGTGTTCGAAATCATGGTCGGCAATTACACGACGCGCCAGCTGGTGCGCGAAAAGAAATTCGATAAAGTGCCGCAGGCATTGCGTAACGCGGAAAACGAAGGCATGCAGACTTTCGACCAGGCCACGTTGAAGCTCTGGGAAGAGGGCGTCATCACGGCCGAAGAAGCCTTGAAGACCAGCGAACGTCCTCAGGAAATGGAAAACTACATGAAGGGCATCAAGATCGACGGATCCAAGAGCCGAATCCTGGGTTCGTGAGGCTGCCATGGCCTTTTTAGCCGCCGTCTGCGCGGTTCCTTTGGCCCTGCTGTTTATCTGGATGCGGTTCGTCGAACCGTACCGCTATCAAATCTCGAAACACCAAGGCAAAATCCGCAAGAACCTCCCTCGCGAACTCCGCGTGCTGCATCTGTCCGACATCCATTTCTCCAAGCCGGACGCCCGGCTATCCGCCTTTTTCGATCGCCTCGCCCGGGAGCCGTGCGATTTCGTTTTCATCACGGGCGACATCATCGATTGCATCGAAGGCGTCCCCGCATGCGCGGAGAACCTGGCCAAGCTCAAACCCGCCCACGGCATTTTCGCCGTCTACGGGAACCACGATTATTACAACTACCATCTTTCTGAGCTTATCCTCCACAATTTCCCGGGCCA contains the following coding sequences:
- a CDS encoding phosphatase PAP2 family protein, with amino-acid sequence MSKPSKKILTFLLAGGILAAGVAFQSRYQEPAPLRPAVPVLAPAARTEGLGASLLALDRKAFSVLHYGKPSPLDYVFGWTTFLGTKACLLVLIFLFMAIWDPSCLWRRFGFVAAAVLIQEGLVNLTKMISSRPRPFMDFQQGALPGMETVRVLFHPPTSQSFPSGHAAGVFCAAYLLNRLYGGKLPFLYVLAAVIAFSRIHIGVHYPADVLAGTALGFLCGHLSWKLWERARTAKGLKPQVE
- a CDS encoding PilT/PilU family type 4a pilus ATPase, with amino-acid sequence MDVNAYLNSCLGKVLEMKGQDLFLKVGSVPRTRLGGVVKPMPFDKLKDEEIRAIVEHLLTPKKKELLANNLSVDFAFTLTGREQRFRCNVFCQQGTYSLVIRTLWKSIPSFEELRIPPVLKKMPLERSGLIFIGGTVASGKSTTLTAMVDMMNQSVERHIITVEDPVEYLHEDKKCIINQREVGEDAHDFTSALKYVVRQSPDCVVIGEMRDAETFEFALASAEVGRLVLATVHAKSVVQIFDRVMGFFPPEKRDQILGHLSFNITCFVCQKLIMGKDGKLVPVFEIMVGNYTTRQLVREKKFDKVPQALRNAENEGMQTFDQATLKLWEEGVITAEEALKTSERPQEMENYMKGIKIDGSKSRILGS
- a CDS encoding substrate-binding domain-containing protein — its product is MTSDAARLQPENIFMPATIRKKRKSVGLLTAFTPEIFRSEYFTRINAGIIDALRNTNYDLKMIMVKDEAYADPSEKILKEHDLDGLLLLTWRIHPRYIEEAVEGSPLPVVLINDFTPGLKANIVYCNNKMGTTLAVRHLISKGYRKIGMLQGPDEASLDARERYEIYRELLTQNGLEFEPSFYRKCDYFFEEDGYLKMMDMIQNVKPLPRAIVCFNDDIAIGAIRALKESWIQCPEQVAIIGYDGLERGKYLEPALTTIRQPLEKMGREMVAMMISLLEGSAVGPLQKEFLPELVIRQSC
- the grxD gene encoding Grx4 family monothiol glutaredoxin; its protein translation is MSEDVFERIKSEIAKNKVVLFMKGRPEAPQCGFSAATVQILKSFPYPFASVDILANPDIRQALPQYSNWPTFPQLFINGQLVGGCDIVHELRDSGELEKLLTEAFKGA
- the lhgO gene encoding L-2-hydroxyglutarate oxidase, translating into MPYDFVIAGAGIVGLATTFELRKRHPGARLLVLEKEPEPGLHASGRNSGVLHSGIYYSPSTLKAKICREGQRRMIAFAREHGIAIRQDGKVIIASREQDIPVLHRLMGNAKAGGIKAELLSADDIMKIEPHCRPFQYGIHCPEVAVIDSRAVVHKLAELLTAQGVEIRYSEKITGVDEARKTLRTSKGKHDFSYFVNCGGAHADRIARFFGLGQDFVLVPFKGIYYHLRSDRDFLVRSNIYPVPDPEMPFLGVHFTRVIQGGVYAGPTAIPAFSRENYGLFQGIQPEEMAAIMGQLTKMMFGPDPIFRKLVRQELSNYIKSYFVARAQKLIPEVRSEDLELSAKVGIRPQLVNRKTQKLEMDYVLEKTACSLHVLNAISPAFTSAFAFAEEIVSRISK
- a CDS encoding nucleoside triphosphate pyrophosphatase → MALSTKLFFVYLASKSPRRLSYLRALKIPFGAVVSKHRETHRKSERPEALVVRNARGKALRAVLPSKAPAGARKKTLLVLGADTIVFFNGRVLGKPSSLREAERMLNAMAGKTHDVFSGIALRHPSSGKTWTAFERTRVRLKKWKPAQMRDYAVKAGSLDKAGAYGIQVRPKIVESYRGSYSNVVGLPKELLARMMRKAAREIGSLNAPGRTSV
- a CDS encoding PAS domain S-box protein, giving the protein MIVSILDPTHYAFNPHAIPFLIVGVLISVLGIFVLASDRPSASSLSFCLLCLLLGWWLLSFTMLFFSVPIATAVWWVKSANAAVVFIPSMVFLFTLATLGKLSKHRTFVFAGFSISCFFLATVFIPGGLIAGAEKHFWGNYTRYGKMIYPFLVFFGAMLLSSLILFAREYRVSSGVKKKRLRILLWSFGIGYIASVDFLPALGIDIFPFGYICVFIYIVMMAQGIWRYRSVDINSSFAADQIIRTVADALLVIDGSGIVRVSNEAANRLFAAGESLVGAPMRTRGIAFFKKENLARLLCSGKVQRSEVAFHDRDQGHIILEISTSVISENSGEGMALVCIAKDITERKNAEEALRRSEEHYRLLAQNISDVIWIMDMNFKYTFMSSSVSRFRGFTAEEAMAQKVEETLTPESAQIFMKAVAEEVTRPEAKDKNGPASCTLELEFTCRSGSSVWSETKITFVRNAEGRLTEILGVARDISERRQALKALEESEDCYNDLIRQAQDAILTVDRYGYIQAVNPSAERVLGYQAAELTGHHFAKMGILSPNSVAKTLQEFTLTILGWQRQPFDLQVLRKDQLAVAMRAHAKIIRRDKDHVKVQVVLRQITEENKGHPSALSA
- a CDS encoding Rieske (2Fe-2S) protein — protein: MHTAYGMPQTLAAGGTKFMNPDIDFTKPDDLEGAFKALGRNVAVSRGHWERDNDCEARDLAWNHIDQMHRQHIHGTYTDALRFFRSRSNAVSLTRMRMPLLGIPLWVVVNDIQLGEGLYYQTFTLFNLLHVHMINKISPRANKSREELDWFVVSHKLLKFLHAPLTKRFSGIMQLQSGEDVPIRVRRAALREKGYSFDTDKPDMMNSNKVTSGVIPPRLSGAQRISLDGLEVSARPHRVAAGPVEFLVLRQGPRDMTVWTEVCPHQGGPLSEGRICQDQIECPWHGLKFAGARLTEDKPYGKFGRYELRLENNTLSIEEKEAAAAPRHAL
- a CDS encoding prepilin-type N-terminal cleavage/methylation domain-containing protein; this encodes MRNSRGFTLVEIMIVVAIIGLLAAIAIPNLLRARLNANEAAIKQDLRSFSSACEIFRANQNPVRFANNVAELSAAIPAYVDNTWLLNPRHQYNFAYAVGAANATYSMLAAPIPNGGINTYCIDQNGVLTGSVNGAGAPAGAGAGCNGGTPLS
- a CDS encoding BolA/IbaG family iron-sulfur metabolism protein, producing the protein MITPEEIEQIIERALQGAVVGAVDMTGTADHFEVRVSCESFRGKSLVEQHQMINRALKAPLEDGRIHALKIKTSVPQQ
- a CDS encoding thermonuclease family protein, with protein sequence MKKLNSGFLAGMMLAALCAAPAGPSFAAGEDTAIVIRVIDANTIVLKGGQEVRLIGVRSPSALDADRNNALAKQAGLKTESLADVGRQAKEFVEYLVQGQTVRLELDPGLASINHRDREGRILAYVWFTTPIFAQAPDWLVMDPSPKTPQDAFLNAAVMRAGYAALETDWPFAFGGKFLALQEEAKKSNRGMWQQRISIPPAPPAPKPGKH